The sequence GCGCGTCGAGCATCGCGTCGATGTCGCGCGCCGATGGGCCGATGTGCCGGCGGATGAAGGAGTCGGCGTCGAAGGTGAAGGTCGGCTTGCTGGTCGTGGTCATGGACACACCAAGGGCGTGATCGGAAGTCCACGCGCGGTGTGGCGCCGCGCGCTGGAACGAGGCGGGCCACGCGCCGCGGACTGGCGGGCGAGGCGCGTGTCCCGCGGAAACCTAGTCGCTGCCCGGCAGCGCCGCGAATGGCGGCGGCGCGCCGGCGACTAATTGCGGGACCGCCCCTAGATTCGTCGCCATGCGGTGGCACCTCCTCCTGACCCCCCCCTTCGACGGCGCCGACAACATGGCGCTCGACGAGGCGCTCCAGCAGCGCGCCCGCGTCACGGGCGAGGGCGTGGTGCGCGTGTACTCCTGGGCGCACGCCACGCTGTCACTCGGGCGCAACCAGCGCGCCATCGGCGTCTATCCCGCCGACCGGGCCCGGGAGCTCGGCGTCGCCATGGTCCGTCGCCCGACGGGTGGGCGCGCCCTGCTGCACCATCGCGAGATCACGTACTCGGTCACGGCACCCGCTCCCGAGCACGAGTCGCTGGCCCGGTCGTACCGCGACATCAACCAGGCGCTCCTTGCCGCGCTCCGGGGGCTGGGCGTGCAGGCCGAGGTCGCCGTCCGGAGGGAGCGCCTCCCACCTCCCGGCAGCGCTCCCTGCTTCGAGCTCCCCGCCGACGGCGAGCTGATGGTCGAGGGGCGCAAGCTCGTGGGAAGCGCCCAGTATCGCGAACAGGGCGCCCTCCTCCAGCACGGCTCGATCCTCATCCACGACGACCAGCCACTGGTCGCGCGCCTCGCCACCCTCTCCCCGGGCGCCGTGGCCCCGGCGGCGACGCTGGCGCACGCCCTCGGGCGCGCCCCGACCCCCGGCGAGTTCGCGGCGCTCCTGTTCGACATCGTGCGCCGCGAGTGGGACGCCGGCGCCCGCGAGCTGCCGATGGACCAGGGGTTGCGCGACGCCATGGCCCGCGCGCGGGCGCGCTACACCGACGACGCCTGGACGTGGCGCCGGTAGCGCGGACGCACCGCTCGCTCGTCAGGCACGCGCGTCGTACACTTAGGCGCGCATGATCTCCTTCCTCGTCCGCCGCCTGCTGCAAGGGGTCGCGATCCTCTTCATCGTCGCGACCATCACCTTCGCGCTCGTCCACGCCGCCCCGGGGGAGCCCTTCGCCGGCCAGCTGGACGATCCGCGCACCCCTGCGGCGACGCGCGAGGCGCTGCGCCGCCGGTACGGGCTCGACCAGCCGCTCGGCACGCAGTACGGGCGCTACCTCGGGCGCCTCGTGCGCGGCGACCTCGACACGTCGCTCGCGCAACGCCGTCCGGTGCGCGCCATCCTCGCCGAGGCGTTGCCGCGCACGCTCCTCCTCATGGGAACGGCGCTGGCGGCGGGATTCACGTTAGGCATCGCCCTCGGGGCGCTCCAGGCGGCGCGCCCCGGTTCGCGCCTCGACCGCGTGTGCTCGCGCCTGACCGTCGCGGTCGCCGCGCTCCCCGACTTCTGGCTCGCCCTCGCCCTCCTGTTCGTCTTCGCCGTCCGGCTACGCTGGTTCCCGGTGGGCGGGATGGTGGACGAGACGACGCACGCGTACCTGGCTCGGGGCGGCCGCCTGCGCGACGTCGCCTGGCACCTCGTCCTCCCCGCGACGACCATGGCCCTGATCTTCGCGGCCGTCGTCGCCAGGCACCAGCGCCAGGCCCTGCTCGACGTCCTCCCCGACGACTTCGTGCGCTCCGCCCGCGCCAAGGGGGTCGGCGAGCGAACCGTCGTCCTGCGGCACGCGCTGAGGAACGCGCTGCGCCCCACCATCACGCTGCTGGGGCTCGCCCTCCCCGCCCTGCTCGGCGGGGCGATCTTCGTGGAGTTCATCTTCGCCTGGCCGGGCATGGGGCGCGTCGCCGTCGAGGCGCTGGCCGCCCGCGACTACCCCGTCGTCCTCGCCACGACCCTGGTGGGGAGCGCCCTCGTCGTCGCGGGAAGCCTCCTCGCGGACCTCCTCGCGGCGATCGTCGATCCGCGCCTGCGCGATGGCTGACACCCCCGCCGTCGCCTCGCTGGCCATCCCCGCCGCGCCGGAGGATGGCGCGACACTCTCTCCCACCCCGGTCGCGCGGGCGTTGCAGCTGCTGTGGCACGACCGGGGGGCGCGCATCGCCATCGCCTTCCTCGCCCTCGTGCTCCTGGCCGCGCTCGCGGCCCCATGGCTGGCCCCCTACGACCCGGCGCGTCCGATCGACCCCCTGGCCTTCCGGGCCGCGCCGCCGTCCGGGGCGCACTGGTTCGGCACCGACCTCACCAGCCGCGACGTCCTGAGCCGCATGCTGTTCGGCGCTCGCATCTCGCTCGCCGTCGCCGCGCTCGCAACCACCCTCGCCTCGGCACTGGGCCTCGCCTACGGCGGGATCGCCGGCTACGCCGGGGGGCGCGTGGACGGCGTGATGATGCGCCTGGTCGACGCCTGCCTCGCCGTCCCTCGCATCCTCCTCCTCATCACCGTCCTCGCCCTCTGGGGAACGGTCGACACCAGCGCCCTCGTCCTCCTCCTCGGCCTCACCGGGTGGTTCGCCATCGCCCGCCTGGCGCGCGCCGAGGCGGCCGCCCTGCGCCAGCGCGACTTCATCGTCGCCGCGCGGGCGCTGGGCGCCGGCCCGGCCCGGGTCTTCGTTAGGCACGTCCTCCCGCATGCGGCGGGCCCGGTCCTGGTCGCGGCCACCATCGCCATCGGGCAGGTCATCGTCCTCGAGGCCGGGCTCTCCTTCCTCGGCTACGGCGTCCCCCAGCCGACCCCTACCTGGGGGAACATCATCCGCGACGGGCGCGAATCGCTGGCCACCACCTGGTGGCTCACCGCCTTCCCCGGCCTCGCCCTCGTCCTGACCGCACTCGCCGCGAATACCATCGCCGACCGCTTGCGCGCGGTATTGAACCCGCGCCAGCTTCACGCGCCATGACCGAAGCCCCCTCCCCGCTCCTCCGCGTCGAGAACCTGCGCACCTGGTTCCACACGCCCGCTGGCATCGCCCGCGCGGTGGACGGCGTGTCGTTCACGATCGCGCGCGGCGAGACCGTCGGCGTCGTCGGCGAGTCGGGATGCGGGAAGTCGGTCACCGCCCTCTCGCTGCTGCGCCTCATCCAGCCTCCCGGACGCATCGAGGACGGGAGCCACATCTGGTTCGAGGGGCGCGACCTCATGGCGCTGGGCGCCGAGGAGATCCGCCGGGTCCGCGGGAACCGCATCGCGATGGTCTTCCAGGAGCCGATGACGGCGCTCAACCCCGTGTTCACGGTGGGCGACCAGGTGGCCGAGGTGGCCCGCGTGCATGCCGGGGCGTCGCGCAAGGTCGCGTGGGAACGGGCCGTGGAGATGCTGTCGATCGTTGGCATCCCCTCGCCGCGCGAGCGGGCCTCCAGCTACCCGCACCAGCTCTCCGGCGGGATGCGCCAGCGCATCCTCATCGCCATGGCCCTCGTGATGAATCCGGCGCTCCTGA is a genomic window of Gemmatimonadetes bacterium SCN 70-22 containing:
- a CDS encoding methionine ABC transporter ATP-binding protein, with protein sequence MTEAPSPLLRVENLRTWFHTPAGIARAVDGVSFTIARGETVGVVGESGCGKSVTALSLLRLIQPPGRIEDGSHIWFEGRDLMALGAEEIRRVRGNRIAMVFQEPMTALNPVFTVGDQVAEVARVHAGASRKVAWERAVEMLSIVGIPSPRERASSYPHQLSGGMRQRILIAMALVMNPALLIADEPTTALDVTIQAQILELLARVQQEFGTAILLITHDLGVVAESASRVIVMYGGQVVEEAPVRTLFAGAAHPYTQGLMQAMPRVGMTRERLSTIPGSVPPPTAWPTGCRFRDRCPHAWARCANEAPALVAIGEGHAARCHLAAGDRPPSATPASIAGAG